A part of Myxococcus landrumus genomic DNA contains:
- the cysS gene encoding cysteine--tRNA ligase has protein sequence MTPAPIRLFNTMSMQKELLEPAVPGCVGVYVCGPTVYSYIHIGNARTFTSFDVVVRYLRYRGYSVRYVRNFTDVDDKIIKAAHETGEAPVALASRFVEYFREDAKALHMVEPDVAPKVSEHLPEIVRIIQTLVDKGFAYESQGDVYFSVRADKDYAKLSKRNLDDLSVGERVQPGDQKREPLDFALWKAAKPGEPSWESPWGLGRPGWHIECSAMSEKYLGETFDIHGGALDLIFPHHENEIAQSESAHGKDLAKYWMHCGFLDLEGAKMSKSLGNVVRLRDALEKVDAEALRFFFLSTHYRHPLSFSDKALADAEARMEYFYETLRKVDERLAGKDFGTGPVHGEPHRFLGEFECAMDDDFNSAGGLGALSGLFGLMNELTDKPPVKDKPLVGRTLLALRDDVRKVSGVLGLFEDDAGAWLLRRRERAVRERGIDVAEVERLLGERAAARAAKDFAAADRVRTTLKEKGVEIMDTVGGTTWKVAPAQG, from the coding sequence GTGACTCCCGCACCCATCCGGCTCTTCAACACGATGTCCATGCAGAAGGAGCTGCTGGAGCCCGCTGTCCCGGGCTGCGTGGGGGTCTACGTCTGTGGTCCCACTGTCTACAGCTACATTCATATCGGGAATGCTCGTACCTTCACGTCTTTCGACGTGGTGGTCCGCTACCTCCGGTACCGCGGCTACTCGGTTCGCTATGTCCGGAACTTCACGGACGTGGACGACAAAATCATCAAGGCCGCCCACGAGACGGGCGAGGCCCCGGTGGCGTTGGCCTCGCGCTTCGTGGAGTACTTCCGCGAGGACGCGAAGGCGCTCCACATGGTGGAGCCGGATGTCGCGCCCAAGGTGAGCGAGCACCTGCCCGAAATCGTCCGCATCATCCAGACGCTGGTGGACAAGGGCTTCGCGTACGAGTCGCAGGGCGACGTGTACTTCTCCGTTCGCGCGGACAAGGACTACGCGAAGTTGTCCAAGCGCAACCTGGATGACTTGTCCGTCGGCGAGCGCGTGCAGCCTGGTGACCAGAAGCGCGAACCACTCGACTTCGCGCTGTGGAAGGCGGCCAAGCCGGGTGAGCCGTCGTGGGAGAGCCCCTGGGGACTGGGGCGTCCGGGCTGGCACATCGAGTGCTCCGCCATGAGCGAGAAGTACCTGGGGGAGACCTTCGACATCCACGGCGGGGCGTTGGACCTCATCTTCCCCCACCACGAGAACGAAATCGCCCAGAGCGAGTCCGCGCACGGCAAGGACCTGGCGAAGTACTGGATGCACTGCGGCTTCCTGGACCTCGAAGGCGCGAAGATGTCCAAGTCGCTGGGCAACGTGGTGCGCCTGCGAGACGCACTGGAGAAGGTGGACGCGGAGGCCCTGCGCTTCTTCTTCCTGTCCACGCACTACCGTCACCCGCTCAGCTTCTCCGACAAGGCGCTCGCCGACGCGGAAGCGCGCATGGAGTACTTCTACGAGACGCTGCGCAAGGTGGATGAGCGGCTCGCGGGCAAGGACTTCGGCACGGGCCCGGTCCATGGAGAGCCGCACCGTTTCCTCGGCGAGTTCGAGTGCGCCATGGATGACGACTTCAACAGCGCCGGCGGCCTGGGGGCGTTGTCGGGCCTGTTCGGCCTGATGAACGAGCTGACCGACAAGCCCCCCGTGAAGGACAAGCCCCTGGTGGGGCGCACGCTCCTCGCGCTGCGCGATGACGTGCGCAAGGTGTCCGGCGTGCTCGGGCTGTTCGAGGACGATGCGGGGGCGTGGCTCCTGCGCCGTCGTGAGCGAGCGGTGCGTGAGCGGGGCATCGACGTGGCGGAAGTGGAGCGGTTGCTGGGCGAGCGGGCGGCCGCTCGGGCCGCGAAGGACTTCGCCGCGGCGGACCGCGTCAGGACCACGCTGAAGGAGAAGGGCGTGGAAATCATGGACACGGTTGGCGGCACCACGTGGAAGGTGGCGCCCGCTCAGGGCTGA
- a CDS encoding FHA domain-containing protein — protein sequence MAPPNPKRPPRPPRPPGTQAPKDSDVELPFDDDEVAPLQADDPRPQRVPQFPAGSRKPTRQGGGRGRERGDRELSSKFDWGREYSNPGHPPAFLYVERGPGAGQLVPVQPGTLVLGRSSSSDLRLQHPSISRRHAQVTRKGDQIFLKDLGSQNGTFINRNRVTDEVEVMSGDEITLGNAMMRLRGPGGTPAAGLPAFAGDVAPPAPRKRGLSPLGVGLLAAGLGSTVAALFTVLAVGLSSNRTGNTDEAPRTARPSTSSQAPSSGANPADTERPLLVDTGNTRPTEGTRAPGDDRAPTPPGLSARDIASGSKRVTAQTGAASSGTGRSARDIASGTNSGRTSAPDEDSAAPPAKETGVRDLSAGVTRTPARGASPVSAQSVANGEVAAFPDPTDNDASTLAKNGASTKPRSGKPTGPVTEAEVLRLYEADDLPAALDLAKAGRFTALNAQLSRFDSARSEANKAIKAEDTARAISQLTIAVRVDQELAKGWSRQGPQLRKQLATLYVNLGVEHMKQQNAPAAREAFEQALKHDKGNSRAVEGLRRLESAATAP from the coding sequence ATGGCTCCACCGAATCCCAAGCGCCCGCCCCGCCCTCCCCGTCCACCGGGTACGCAGGCGCCGAAGGACTCCGATGTGGAGTTGCCCTTCGACGACGACGAGGTGGCGCCCCTCCAGGCCGACGACCCGCGTCCTCAGCGAGTGCCCCAGTTCCCGGCGGGCTCACGCAAGCCGACGCGCCAGGGCGGTGGCAGGGGACGCGAGCGGGGTGACCGGGAGCTGTCGTCCAAGTTCGACTGGGGCCGCGAGTACTCGAACCCTGGCCACCCTCCGGCCTTCCTCTACGTCGAGCGAGGCCCCGGCGCCGGCCAGCTCGTGCCCGTGCAGCCAGGAACGCTGGTCCTGGGACGCTCCTCCTCCTCGGACCTGCGCCTCCAGCACCCGTCCATCAGCCGCCGCCATGCACAGGTCACCCGGAAGGGCGACCAGATCTTCCTGAAGGACCTGGGCAGCCAGAACGGCACCTTCATCAATCGCAACCGAGTCACAGATGAAGTCGAGGTGATGTCCGGCGACGAAATCACCCTGGGCAACGCGATGATGCGGCTGCGCGGTCCCGGAGGGACTCCCGCCGCGGGGCTCCCCGCGTTCGCTGGCGACGTTGCACCGCCCGCGCCTCGCAAGCGTGGACTGAGCCCGCTGGGCGTGGGGCTCCTCGCCGCGGGGCTGGGCTCCACCGTGGCCGCCCTGTTCACCGTGCTCGCGGTGGGACTGAGCTCGAATCGCACTGGAAACACCGACGAGGCGCCGCGCACGGCACGCCCCTCGACGTCGAGCCAGGCTCCGTCGTCGGGAGCCAATCCCGCGGACACCGAGCGCCCGCTCCTCGTGGACACCGGCAACACACGGCCCACCGAAGGCACTCGTGCGCCTGGGGATGACAGGGCTCCGACGCCCCCGGGCCTCAGCGCTCGTGACATCGCCTCGGGCTCCAAGCGAGTGACAGCCCAGACGGGCGCCGCGAGCTCAGGCACCGGGCGCAGTGCTCGCGACATCGCCTCCGGCACGAATTCCGGACGGACCTCCGCACCCGATGAGGACTCGGCCGCCCCTCCCGCGAAGGAGACGGGTGTTCGCGACCTCTCCGCGGGAGTGACTCGGACGCCCGCTCGCGGCGCTTCCCCGGTGAGTGCCCAGAGTGTCGCCAATGGCGAGGTCGCGGCGTTCCCGGACCCGACCGACAACGATGCCTCGACCCTCGCGAAGAACGGCGCGAGCACGAAGCCTCGCAGTGGCAAGCCGACCGGCCCGGTGACGGAGGCGGAAGTCCTGCGGCTCTACGAGGCCGACGACCTTCCCGCGGCGCTCGACCTCGCCAAGGCTGGCAGGTTCACCGCCTTGAATGCGCAACTGTCTCGCTTCGACTCCGCGCGGAGCGAGGCGAACAAGGCGATCAAGGCGGAGGACACGGCCCGCGCCATCTCCCAGCTCACCATCGCGGTCCGCGTCGACCAGGAGCTCGCGAAGGGCTGGAGCCGGCAGGGGCCCCAGCTTCGCAAGCAGCTCGCGACCCTGTACGTGAACCTGGGCGTAGAGCACATGAAGCAGCAGAACGCGCCCGCGGCCCGCGAAGCCTTCGAGCAGGCGCTGAAGCACGACAAGGGCAACAGTCGGGCCGTCGAGGGACTCAGGCGCCTCGAAAGCGCCGCGACAGCCCCTTGA
- a CDS encoding CarD family transcriptional regulator produces MQTSFKTGDKAVYPGQGVGEVMGIEHTEVAGQRQSFYVLRILENGMRIMIPINKVGSVGLREIISEEDVKQVYSILREKDISVDSTTWNRRYREYMEKIKTGSVFEIAEVLRDLYLLKGDKDLSFGERKMLDTARSLLIKELSLAKDCSEEEIESDLKKIFNLA; encoded by the coding sequence GTGCAGACCAGCTTCAAGACTGGTGACAAGGCGGTTTATCCAGGCCAGGGCGTCGGTGAGGTGATGGGTATCGAGCACACCGAGGTGGCCGGGCAGCGCCAGTCGTTCTACGTGCTGCGCATCCTGGAGAACGGGATGCGGATCATGATCCCGATCAACAAGGTCGGGTCGGTCGGCCTCCGTGAGATCATCAGCGAGGAGGATGTGAAGCAGGTCTATTCCATCCTCCGAGAGAAGGACATCTCGGTTGACTCCACCACCTGGAACCGTCGGTACCGGGAGTACATGGAGAAGATCAAGACGGGCTCCGTCTTCGAGATCGCCGAGGTGCTTCGTGATCTGTACCTGCTGAAGGGTGACAAGGATCTCTCCTTCGGTGAGCGCAAGATGCTCGATACGGCGCGCTCGCTGCTGATCAAGGAGCTGTCGCTCGCGAAGGATTGCTCCGAGGAAGAAATCGAGTCGGACCTGAAGAAGATCTTCAACCTCGCCTGA
- a CDS encoding DNA internalization-related competence protein ComEC/Rec2: MDRYAWRDLGTRPLFFPSLSLLLGAVWAPRTDASAELFLVCGVFLGLAALALARLPGAHLAVLGALGLAGVGLARWEARTEVPRALTRGGDAVVEGEVERVDAVEGSSRVRLAVARAGTGELALESARFKANLTLRGSAPPLLPGQRLRATARLTPVTPAGNPGERDFSSVRWRQGVAFLATADAEAVLVLSRAPGWRWEVEDTRERLAEATHRLAPSRDAAALFLTLAAGRRAELDAAWEEAFSKAGLAHVLSVSGLHVAALALMTLALLRRLLVRVGERWRKVDARRVAAPAAVPFVWAYVLFTGSQPPAVRSAVMATVVLLGLSWWKRADGLNGLSAAALVLVMWAPSSVEDLSLRLSFLAVLGLVLLVPALRLALPLSPPDPGEQRRWVRLLGKARESVAQTLCASAAATLAGLPVVAWAFGRVSLAGLISNVIALPLCGLLTGVAAGGAALFVVAPPLATPVLWVGAWASEVLLWLTRVFASMPLASVEVPSLGGWSALYAMGLLSWALGTGRWRLGGWLAPLALVASVLVPRLMPQPGLRVTFLSVGQGDAVVLSSDGHHALVDGGGAPGGADTGTRFVLPYLRHQGISRLDLAVLSHPHPDHALGLVSTLGSIPTTRLWLPAGDEGGPLSRQVVAAARDAHVEEVEAGHPPLTLGEATLEVLGPPEAAERELLEGVNDRSVVLRVRHGDVTILLPGDVEHDAEELLAETMGAVTVMKAPHHGSRTSSTQALLAKARPRYVVFCVGRRNRFGFPHPEVEARYRALGSECWRTDIDGAVTVESDGRDVRLLPHLTREPPLEEPSLAEEERHSHR; encoded by the coding sequence GTGGATCGTTACGCGTGGCGCGACCTGGGGACGCGTCCCCTCTTCTTTCCCTCGTTGAGCTTGCTGCTGGGCGCTGTCTGGGCACCAAGAACGGACGCCTCTGCGGAGCTATTTCTGGTCTGCGGGGTTTTCCTGGGACTGGCCGCTCTAGCGCTCGCCCGGCTGCCTGGCGCTCATCTGGCGGTGCTGGGCGCCCTCGGGCTGGCTGGAGTCGGCCTGGCGCGATGGGAGGCACGCACCGAGGTGCCACGCGCGCTGACTCGAGGCGGAGACGCCGTCGTCGAGGGCGAGGTGGAGCGGGTGGACGCGGTGGAGGGGTCCTCTCGTGTGAGGCTCGCGGTGGCGCGAGCGGGGACCGGTGAGCTGGCGCTCGAGAGTGCGCGCTTCAAGGCGAACCTGACGCTGCGGGGTTCCGCGCCCCCTCTGCTTCCGGGACAGCGCCTGCGAGCCACGGCTCGACTGACCCCTGTCACCCCCGCGGGCAATCCAGGTGAGCGGGACTTCTCATCGGTCCGGTGGAGGCAGGGCGTGGCCTTCCTGGCGACCGCGGATGCGGAGGCCGTGCTCGTGTTGTCGCGGGCTCCGGGGTGGCGATGGGAGGTGGAGGACACACGCGAGCGGTTGGCGGAGGCCACCCATCGGCTGGCTCCGTCTCGAGACGCGGCGGCGCTCTTTCTCACGCTGGCCGCGGGCCGTCGCGCGGAGCTGGACGCGGCATGGGAGGAGGCGTTCTCGAAAGCGGGGCTCGCGCATGTGTTGAGCGTGAGCGGTCTGCACGTCGCGGCCCTGGCCCTGATGACGCTCGCGCTGCTGCGCCGCCTGCTGGTGCGCGTGGGGGAGCGGTGGCGGAAGGTGGATGCCCGACGGGTGGCGGCTCCCGCCGCGGTGCCCTTCGTCTGGGCTTATGTGTTGTTCACCGGAAGCCAGCCTCCGGCGGTGCGCTCAGCGGTGATGGCCACGGTGGTGCTGTTGGGTCTGTCGTGGTGGAAGCGCGCGGACGGCTTGAATGGCCTCTCCGCGGCGGCGCTGGTGCTGGTCATGTGGGCCCCTTCCAGCGTCGAGGACCTGTCCCTGCGACTGTCGTTCCTCGCGGTGCTGGGACTGGTGCTGCTCGTGCCGGCACTGAGGTTGGCCCTGCCCCTTTCACCTCCGGACCCTGGCGAGCAGCGGCGATGGGTTCGACTCCTGGGCAAGGCTCGCGAGTCCGTGGCGCAGACGTTGTGCGCGAGCGCCGCGGCCACGCTGGCGGGGTTGCCCGTCGTCGCCTGGGCGTTCGGGCGCGTGAGCCTGGCGGGGCTCATCTCCAACGTCATCGCCCTCCCCCTCTGCGGTCTGCTCACGGGAGTGGCCGCTGGTGGCGCCGCGCTGTTCGTCGTCGCACCTCCCCTTGCGACTCCCGTGTTGTGGGTGGGCGCGTGGGCCTCGGAGGTGTTGCTGTGGCTCACCCGTGTGTTCGCCTCCATGCCGCTGGCGTCGGTGGAGGTGCCGTCGCTCGGCGGTTGGTCGGCGCTGTACGCGATGGGACTCTTGTCGTGGGCCCTGGGCACCGGACGGTGGCGTCTGGGCGGATGGCTCGCGCCCTTGGCGCTCGTGGCCTCGGTGCTCGTCCCCAGGCTCATGCCCCAGCCAGGGCTGCGGGTCACCTTCCTTTCCGTGGGCCAAGGCGACGCGGTGGTGCTCAGCTCCGACGGACATCACGCGCTCGTCGATGGCGGCGGGGCGCCCGGTGGCGCGGACACGGGGACTCGCTTCGTGCTGCCCTATCTGCGCCATCAGGGCATCTCGCGGCTGGACCTCGCGGTGTTGTCCCATCCACATCCGGACCATGCGCTGGGGCTGGTGTCCACGTTGGGAAGCATCCCCACCACGCGCCTGTGGCTCCCCGCCGGAGACGAAGGCGGTCCGCTCTCCCGGCAGGTGGTCGCCGCCGCCCGCGATGCCCACGTCGAGGAAGTGGAGGCAGGTCATCCACCGCTGACGTTGGGTGAGGCCACGCTGGAGGTGTTGGGCCCTCCCGAAGCCGCGGAGCGCGAGCTGCTGGAAGGCGTGAATGACCGCAGCGTGGTGCTGAGGGTCCGCCATGGCGACGTCACCATCCTCCTGCCCGGGGACGTGGAGCACGATGCGGAGGAGCTGCTCGCGGAAACGATGGGCGCGGTGACGGTGATGAAGGCTCCGCACCATGGCTCACGGACCTCGTCCACCCAGGCCCTGTTGGCGAAAGCCCGTCCCCGCTACGTGGTCTTCTGCGTCGGCCGGCGCAACCGCTTTGGCTTTCCGCATCCCGAGGTGGAGGCGCGCTACCGGGCCTTGGGCAGCGAGTGTTGGAGGACGGACATCGACGGAGCCGTCACGGTGGAGAGTGATGGCCGGGATGTCCGGCTGCTCCCCCACCTGACGCGCGAGCCGCCCTTGGAGGAGCCTTCACTTGCCGAGGAGGAACGGCATTCCCATCGTTGA
- a CDS encoding carbohydrate-binding family 9-like protein, giving the protein MRTPSIVLLLTLSSLVTACRDEQAGPKPRTQRLPEPAQARLLDAAPSDLTFRAGTTFAEGAVVYLGSKVTPQKAAPGEEVRLAHYFQARRPPPQGYGFFVHVVDDASGGMLINADHEVQNGAAPLASWPVDKVIEDVHTLPMPAVPARVMLGFWRGDARLPVDEASAQDGANRMMGPRLGSNAAAELPEYIVRRASTAPTIDGVLDDAVWKSASPVVLRGSFDGREVRLRTEARLAYDDEFLYVAFDAEDPDIWGTLLKRDDPIYEQEVVEIFLDANADGRTYNELQVSPHNVNFDASFVGRRQGMDVSWDSGMKSAVKVRGTLDDASDKDEGWSVEMRIPFARLSEVPHIPPQPGDRWRFNLYRLEHHGRRTVEGQAFSPLFVGDFHALPRFAWLTFQ; this is encoded by the coding sequence ATGCGCACCCCATCCATCGTTCTTCTGCTGACGCTCTCGAGTCTGGTGACCGCATGCCGCGATGAGCAGGCGGGTCCCAAGCCGCGCACGCAGCGCTTGCCGGAGCCGGCCCAGGCCCGCCTCCTGGACGCCGCACCCTCGGACCTGACGTTCCGCGCGGGCACCACCTTCGCAGAAGGCGCGGTGGTGTACCTGGGCTCGAAGGTGACGCCGCAGAAGGCCGCCCCCGGCGAGGAAGTGCGTCTGGCGCACTACTTCCAGGCCCGGCGTCCACCGCCCCAGGGCTATGGCTTCTTCGTCCACGTGGTGGATGACGCGAGCGGCGGGATGCTCATCAACGCGGACCACGAGGTGCAGAACGGCGCCGCGCCCCTGGCCTCATGGCCCGTGGACAAGGTCATCGAGGACGTCCACACCCTCCCCATGCCCGCCGTGCCCGCGCGGGTGATGCTGGGCTTCTGGCGCGGCGATGCGCGGCTGCCCGTGGATGAGGCTTCGGCGCAAGACGGTGCGAATCGGATGATGGGGCCTCGGCTCGGAAGCAACGCGGCCGCGGAGTTGCCCGAGTACATCGTGCGCCGGGCGAGTACCGCGCCGACCATCGATGGTGTGTTGGACGATGCGGTCTGGAAGTCGGCGTCACCCGTGGTGCTGCGCGGCAGCTTCGATGGGCGCGAGGTCCGGCTGCGCACCGAGGCGCGGTTGGCGTACGACGATGAGTTCCTCTACGTGGCCTTCGACGCGGAGGACCCGGACATCTGGGGCACGCTGCTCAAGCGGGATGACCCCATCTACGAGCAGGAGGTGGTGGAAATCTTCCTCGACGCCAACGCCGATGGCCGGACGTACAACGAGTTGCAGGTGTCACCCCACAACGTCAACTTCGATGCGTCCTTCGTCGGGCGCCGTCAGGGGATGGATGTGTCGTGGGACTCGGGGATGAAGTCGGCGGTGAAGGTGAGAGGCACGCTCGACGACGCCTCCGACAAGGACGAAGGCTGGTCCGTGGAGATGCGCATCCCGTTCGCGCGCCTCTCGGAGGTGCCCCACATTCCGCCCCAGCCCGGGGACCGGTGGCGCTTCAATCTCTACCGCCTGGAGCATCACGGACGTCGCACGGTGGAGGGGCAGGCCTTCTCGCCGCTCTTCGTGGGCGACTTCCACGCGTTGCCTCGCTTCGCGTGGCTGACGTTCCAGTAG
- a CDS encoding LppP/LprE family lipoprotein, producing MSRRRMPTLLCAVLSPLLALGALPPEAPVATGSAWVDTQPIPAWNKPNSPLPKAPKGNGQSLRTGPCARLARKPTTASDRALMKAGWTLLGPLKIFDTTEVITAAAEGDGMCRAMGFQVFVFVDSRFAGTLSPEPMSDRFDGAMGEVHILGAKNLSATVRRYSAEDPLCCPSREANVDYEVQSAPKGPVVTATQATTQPTLQP from the coding sequence ATGTCGCGACGCCGCATGCCCACGCTGCTCTGCGCCGTGCTGTCCCCGCTCCTCGCCCTGGGAGCCCTCCCTCCCGAGGCCCCCGTGGCCACGGGCTCCGCCTGGGTGGACACCCAACCGATTCCCGCCTGGAACAAGCCGAACAGCCCTCTCCCCAAGGCGCCCAAGGGCAACGGACAGTCCCTGCGCACGGGCCCCTGCGCCAGGCTCGCGCGCAAGCCCACCACCGCCTCCGACCGGGCCTTGATGAAGGCAGGATGGACGCTGCTCGGCCCGCTCAAGATTTTCGACACGACGGAGGTCATCACCGCCGCGGCCGAGGGCGACGGCATGTGTCGCGCCATGGGCTTCCAGGTGTTCGTCTTCGTCGACAGCCGCTTCGCGGGAACGCTGTCACCCGAGCCCATGTCGGACCGCTTCGACGGAGCCATGGGCGAGGTCCACATCCTCGGCGCCAAGAATCTCTCGGCCACCGTGCGCCGCTACTCCGCCGAGGACCCGCTCTGCTGCCCCTCGCGCGAGGCGAATGTGGACTACGAGGTTCAATCAGCGCCCAAAGGCCCCGTGGTGACGGCGACCCAAGCGACGACCCAGCCGACCTTGCAGCCGTGA
- a CDS encoding YqjF family protein, whose protein sequence is MRPFLTATWRYLLMLNYEVDPKVLAPLVPRGTELDTWQGKTFASMVGFRFLDTRVRGLAVPFHRDFDEVNLRYYVRYRGPEGWRRGVAFVRELVPRWAIATVARVLYNEPYLALPMRHSVEMQGAEQGTRGRVEYAWKHAGQWHRLAAHTRGTPVSSTEGSQEEFITEHYWGYTPQRDGGCAEYRVEHPRWSVWQAEDVTFDCDVSRLYGDRFVPFLRGTPASAFVADGSGVAVYPGTRLSEASHVTAPAA, encoded by the coding sequence ATGCGCCCATTCCTCACGGCCACGTGGCGGTACCTCCTGATGCTGAACTACGAGGTGGACCCCAAGGTCCTCGCGCCACTCGTTCCTCGCGGCACGGAGCTGGATACGTGGCAGGGCAAGACCTTCGCGAGCATGGTGGGCTTCCGCTTCCTGGACACACGCGTGCGAGGACTCGCGGTGCCGTTCCACCGCGACTTCGACGAGGTCAACCTGCGCTACTACGTGCGCTACCGGGGCCCCGAAGGTTGGCGACGCGGCGTGGCCTTCGTGCGTGAGCTCGTCCCTCGCTGGGCCATCGCCACCGTCGCGCGGGTCCTCTACAACGAGCCGTACCTCGCGCTGCCCATGCGCCACAGCGTCGAGATGCAAGGCGCCGAGCAGGGCACTCGAGGGCGCGTGGAATACGCCTGGAAGCACGCGGGCCAGTGGCACCGGCTCGCGGCCCATACGCGTGGCACTCCGGTCTCCAGCACCGAGGGCTCTCAAGAAGAGTTCATCACCGAGCACTACTGGGGCTACACGCCGCAGCGAGACGGCGGCTGCGCGGAGTACCGCGTGGAACACCCGCGCTGGTCCGTGTGGCAGGCGGAGGATGTGACGTTCGACTGCGACGTGTCGCGGTTGTACGGCGACCGCTTCGTCCCCTTCCTGCGAGGCACTCCCGCCTCGGCCTTCGTCGCCGACGGCTCTGGCGTGGCCGTGTACCCGGGCACGCGACTGTCCGAAGCTTCACACGTCACAGCCCCCGCCGCATGA
- a CDS encoding FHA domain-containing protein gives MRFEFQHLGTTTPFELPEGHHLLGGGPEDHVRLEALPPNLLTLHIEGPRLMVEASRTFNVNGVLVPPGVSRLVLPGEVVGLPDTMALSVLPEVPTDRGLGTLAVLKGLLTGLDEPSPSRAATLTCLTGLDVGRTHALAESLTELGRGQEATLRLRDRSVSRSHARIHHDGGVFTLEDLGSPNGVYVNGQRVQERAPLTDGDVLELGRTLLRFQAPLEDSDTPETPAAPQTEPPAAPSKRRISRAEWWLVALGGAAALAGLVVTYVLTTG, from the coding sequence ATGCGCTTCGAATTCCAACACCTGGGCACCACCACCCCGTTCGAGCTTCCCGAGGGACACCACCTGCTGGGGGGTGGACCCGAAGACCATGTCCGGCTGGAGGCCCTTCCCCCCAACCTGCTGACCCTGCACATCGAGGGTCCCCGGCTCATGGTCGAGGCCTCCCGGACCTTCAACGTCAACGGAGTGCTCGTGCCTCCAGGCGTGTCGCGGCTGGTGCTTCCCGGCGAAGTGGTGGGACTCCCCGACACGATGGCCCTGAGCGTGCTCCCCGAAGTCCCCACGGACCGGGGGCTCGGCACCCTCGCGGTGCTCAAGGGACTGCTCACGGGGCTCGATGAACCCTCGCCCTCCCGAGCCGCCACCCTCACCTGTCTGACGGGCCTGGACGTGGGAAGGACACACGCGCTCGCGGAGTCCCTCACGGAGCTGGGCCGGGGGCAGGAAGCCACGCTGCGGCTGCGCGACAGGTCGGTGTCACGCAGTCATGCGCGCATCCACCATGACGGAGGCGTCTTCACGCTGGAGGACCTCGGCAGTCCCAATGGCGTGTACGTCAACGGTCAACGGGTGCAGGAGCGGGCGCCGCTGACCGACGGAGATGTGCTGGAGCTGGGCCGCACGCTGCTGCGATTCCAGGCGCCGCTGGAGGACTCGGATACGCCCGAGACTCCCGCCGCGCCGCAGACCGAGCCGCCGGCCGCTCCCTCCAAGCGCCGCATCTCCCGTGCTGAATGGTGGCTCGTCGCGCTGGGGGGCGCGGCGGCGCTGGCGGGCCTGGTCGTCACCTACGTGCTGACGACGGGATAG
- a CDS encoding PH domain-containing protein, translating to MTGRDAETDGRQVFRPRRGLAVAMAVAGLLWVGVLLYLFKFEGVPLRTFLSAGFFILFFAVSLTYYARTLIVVDARGITYRGMVRTRRLAFSDIRNVDVLPGPVTVYAIRGQWGFVHFTSFFRHHQTLARILVERAGLGPLPG from the coding sequence ATGACCGGGCGCGACGCGGAGACGGACGGACGGCAGGTCTTTCGCCCTCGTCGTGGCCTCGCGGTCGCGATGGCGGTGGCGGGCCTGCTCTGGGTAGGGGTCCTGCTCTACCTCTTCAAGTTCGAGGGGGTGCCGCTGAGGACCTTCCTGTCAGCGGGCTTCTTCATCCTCTTCTTCGCTGTCTCGCTCACCTACTACGCGCGAACGCTCATCGTGGTGGATGCCCGAGGCATCACCTACCGCGGCATGGTGCGCACGCGGCGCCTGGCGTTCTCCGACATCCGCAATGTCGACGTGTTGCCAGGACCCGTCACGGTCTACGCCATCCGTGGACAGTGGGGATTCGTACACTTCACCAGCTTCTTCCGGCATCACCAGACGTTGGCTCGGATTCTCGTGGAGCGTGCCGGGCTGGGCCCGTTGCCTGGGTGA